From Plasmodium brasilianum strain Bolivian I chromosome 3, whole genome shotgun sequence, the proteins below share one genomic window:
- a CDS encoding tRNAHis guanylyltransferase, whose translation MANSKFAYVKLYEEEKKIMLNCYFIIRIDGCDFKKFIKVHEYKKPNDIRGLNLMNECAIGVIKKFDEIDMCYGHSDEFSFLFRKNAKLWNRRYDKILTSVVSYFTSYFMYRWKIYFFNKELVYPPCFDARIIIYPSEKEIKDYFSWRQVDCHINTQYNECFWNLVLKSNYTHEQAYKFLLTTQTKDKNELLFSKFHINYNNIPDIFRRGTIIIRNKNFKKKVNMKCTTSSCSTTIYDHNSVIISNATVHLDPLKNTNENKLDKNTHEKLIDDYNLCTISKDDDIINAEVSIATSSEQQKINTLNKFIISHENLVSEKFWGKYDFIFKKKATGGVEVEGNGKLRKYTKYENFIKNDLSQKRIVTRITFTRVKRNNNMGRATKITEVVISTATLILLEAVELHFEETGEVEFKSCIRNINHRNKTSVFDGTQNEWSDKGEEKKSNSHRIMKKRIFDKSSSLEIKGIFHDNLSNTSTIKHGKRINTDVRSFYIFSKDTNDKIERKSSKKISSYSLEKNPCKWGVDVLRYSLPPPKKMYRHVDNLSTCLIPNISEDSIIPKKNKNNYATQLEKSLCPKENIFIPNSSRKLIRVHESKLEV comes from the exons ATGGCTAACAGCAAATTTgcttatgtaaaattatacgaagaagagaaaaaaattatgctcAACTGTTACTTCATTATAAGAATAGATGGATgtgattttaaaaaatttataaaagtacatgaatataaaaagcCAAATGATATACGAGGGCTTAATTTAATGAATGAATGTGCAATTGGCGTTATAAAAAAGTTTGATGAAATAGATATGTGTTATGGGCACTCCGACGAGTTTAGCtttttatttagaaaaaatgcGAAATTATGGAATAGAAGGTATGACAAAATATTAACTAGTGTTGTATCTTATTTTACatcttattttatgtatagatggaaaatttattttttcaacaaAGAATTAGTTTATCCGCCATGTTTTGATGcaagaataattatatatccatctgaaaaggaaataaagGATTATTTTTCATGGAGGCAAGTAGACTGTCATATTAATACACAGTATAATGAATGCTTTTGGAATTTAGtattaaaaagtaattaCACACATGAACaagcatataaatttttgttaacAACACAAACTAAGGATAAAAACGAATTGCTCTTCTCAAAATttcatattaattataacaacaTCCCAGATATATTTAGAAGAggaacaataataattagaaataaaaattttaaaaaaaaagtaaatatgaaATGTACCACTAGTAGCTGTAGTACCACTATATATGACCATAATTCAGTCATTATTAGTAATGCCACTGTTCACTTAGATCCTCTTAAAAAtactaatgaaaataaattggACAAAAATACTCATGAAAAACTAATCGAtgattataatttatgtactATTAGTAAGGATGATGATATTATCAATGCTGAGGTTTCTATTGCAACGTCGAGTgaacaacaaaaaattaacacCTTAAACAAGTTTATCATTTCACATGAAAATTTAGTTAGCGAAAAATTTTGGGGAAAGTacgattttatttttaaaaagaaggCCACAGGAGGGGTGGAGGTGGAAGGGAA tgGGAAATTAAggaaatatacaaaatacgAGAA ttTTATTAAGAATGACTTGTCTCAAAAAAGAATAGTAACAAGAATAACCTTTACAAGAGTAAAGCGAAATAACAACATGGGAAGAGCAACCAAAA TAACAGAAGTGGTAATATCTACTGcaacattaatattattagaaGCGGTGGAG TTACATTTCGAGGAGACAGGGGAAGTAGAATTTAAAAGCTgcataagaaatattaatcaTAGAAATAAAACCTCTGTGTTTGACGGAACTCAAAATGAATGGAGTG ATAAGggagaggaaaaaaaatctaATTCTCAtagaattatgaaaaaacgAATTTTTGATAAATCTTCCTCCTTagaaataaaaggaatatttCATGATAACCTTTCCAATACTTCAACCATAAAACACGGAAAGAGAATTAACACTGATGTTAGAagtttctatatattttccaaGGATAC CAATGACAAAATCGAAAGAAAAAG CTCCAAAAAGATCAGCAGCTATAGTTTAGAAAAAAATCCATGTAAGTGGGGCGTGGACGTCTTGAGATATTCCCTGCCCCCACccaaaaaaatgtatagaCATGTAGACAACTTATCG ACTTGTTTGATTCCTAACATAAGCGAAGATTCAATTATTccgaaaaaaaataaaaataattatgctACACAGTTGGAG aAATCATTATGTCCTAAggagaatatttttattccaaaCTCGAGCAGAAAGCTAATTCGCGTGCACGAGTCCAAGTTAGAGGTatga
- a CDS encoding dynactin subunit 5 — MDLTNLISDSYVESYNTATFQKCEQFSRSDYILTASGNKVCKDSTLCGMKNIHMLGKSIIKNKAILRGDLSSLYFGKYVIIGRKTLICPCFISNKESLNNTAHINTDRNNPNEENKLNKSLYVPVSIGNYVYIGNDCIVKAALIGNNVIIGNNCVIGERVVIKDNVIIKDNTFIPNDTNIAPFSKYAGCPAKFVKLLPESAEMFLKDIPYMHYKNFTPEI; from the coding sequence atgGACTTGACAAACTTAATCAGTGATAGTTATGTAGAGTCTTACAACACAGCTACATTTCAGAAATGTGAACAATTCAGTCGTTCGGATTACATATTAACAGCATCAGGAAATAAGGTGTGCAAAGACTCCACTTTATGCggaatgaaaaatatacacatgctAGGTAAatctattataaaaaataaagctatATTAAGAGGAGATTTGAGCAGTTTATATTTTGGAAAATACGTTATCATTGGAAGAAAAACGCTCATTTGTCCTTGCTTCATAAGTAATAAAGAAAGTCTAAATAACACCGCGCACATTAATACTGATAGAAATAACCCAAATGAggaaaacaaattaaataaaagtttaTATGTACCTGTAAGTATTGgtaattatgtttatattggAAATGATTGTATAGTTAAAGCAGCTCTTATAGGTAATAATGTTATCATAGGAAACAATTGTGTCATTGGTGAACGAGTTGTAATAAAAGACAACGTAATTATTAAAGATAATACGTTTATTCCGAATGATACGAATATTGCAcctttttctaaatatgCAGGGTGTCCAgcaaaatttgtaaaattattgcCAGAATCGGCAGAAATGTTTTTAAAGGACATTCCTTATATGcactataaaaattttacgcCGGAAATTTAG
- a CDS encoding hypothetical protein (conserved Plasmodium protein), with protein sequence MKRKNYYSSSNKYEDNERYDGKKKNDLVSKERKKDEHKKYDDKRKGDDKHVDYSSNRKKEEEKKHYKKHEEEKKKSVNKYDSKKHHDKKKYEEKKYEQKKFEEEEEEEERRKRAKKEDKRYEDIRHPERKQSEWKHDDARYDHKKDSRKKSNEWKDAHKKYDEKRKGKINNDRKDEDCAYPYERSEYDRESSTRRHVNRNMSKIMSTNMSKNMSRNVSRNVSRNASKNASKNASKNASKNASKNASKNASKNASRNRNISVNSKRMVRYNDQNNYASVSPDDNYSKRNNSINKTGRSEYRSRSVSNEMFYGNYRNSKKKIDQKFANNMMHHHHNHLNYDHDYNYDRLNHPHHLGRYDKDESNTNNDKSKRVAYNMDDTSIKRRNRSSTDMKNKHEYEERGVNDYPVMFNQNSVWYNANVNADVNADVNADANANINANANINANVSANYNDIKNYNSSGFYYYEEEQKMGNKKNKKFRDYKMKNMKNRGSNNMFTNNKALNALANDDYENIDSNSIHIGTNSNNININNNNSNNNNNYNYNSNNNSNNNNNNYNYNYNNSNNSNNSNNNNNNINNSNNINNSNNINNSNNINNSNNGAIQTEDNHNNMMVSQSMKNFINTNLSNPMGLSTNSSMNLISYNNNLTTSTFKSNIIKNSNNMSYSACSNNNDVSYNRSNNVFNENQTNSLGINSHSNYSSTHIGNSNNPSNSVNGGTIKNGFIMSSSNNNISIVHEDPREIFNSNKKKIMQSNGIADHSSFAIPPPPYSDNRFYNNNMNIPPPGNRKALVLLPNDNQMKMNNMSSVGGMNNPNMINNPNMINNPNMINNPNMINNPNMINNPNMINNPNMINNPNMINNPNMINNPNMINNPNMINNPSMMNNPNMINNPSMMNHFNQVDPMQNRQMKGLNNMNTLICDVDTKEKNLENTLPNIPNKNMVNIIPPPPDIDNKKNKMMTSPNSMFSDNNNNNNSNNNNNSNNNNNNSNNNNNNSNNNNNNNNNNNNNNSNNSNNNSNNNNSSAPPNIPRYSNNSLMNRNALAPPFNSMVSSTNSSNNIMNGNNIMSASNIMNNNQKISNMKFAEKMSSNPNYISLNANNIPLSPNMPMHNNRKINLAKNSSQMRNNIVTNIIEDAVVDFNEESSMMSLHHPLNNNSNNSNKNIPPNVLGNKMYTMSNNEHMDNFNMMNDCYDESSRPTQNHYPPISSVVMTHNNVMNDTNGISAFNSKNMMASMSKLQNSVILSKNASSNAFLMGGTVGTVGVVGHVGSNMNMPATFKASNYNESSEHMMMMNYEEINANAYPNNNLSSNHNEHLKAIHMSEHTMELKNEYIMRSRFSASNSVETPSAMSNNQEKNMEKEKDNEKNDEDEGNTGDNHDDDDDHNDGTVSHVNENILHTTISGGSEYKNIRNKKELTKEEKLHEWLEQQLVNQTDILSDAFHLIPLMSSWRKAPHVVLGGSNSSSSSSSSSSSSSSSSSSNSSSSSSSSISSSSNRNNPSLAISRNKEIPLSVDNKDDNFLHAHVQFRGTTGEYMHEEDFFSNLHFDEKEKFMFKELITYKMLEMQSASQMRDDTTGSDVSIGVSTPIDYTSMDRWSIIAKDNYYQTVKSSTPDDDNSEQNFLNNLKYLITSTNRKMQKEKQKKRYMKNTKIDSNFLRNFGKTKSNDIRRNWMNDFLDLNENLFTYVNDNNKNEENKYEKLVSANDGTVDQKNKNTNEEDSIQNDQGTNNHFLNIVKSNLKRPFSLLTMFSKKEEKKGEEEQGNGDDTLDNRVFSFLPDSTYNGTSDELPKKEQDEKEVLQTNEEYLKELNDLCFKLNSDVNLSLDKPNFCYKRYLLDILLQKYSSSTKENLMNKHLLNDFMHISSSNLFFLNEYTIISEETM encoded by the coding sequence atgaaaaggaaaaactactacagtagtagtaataaatatgaagatAATGAAAGATAtgatgggaaaaaaaaaaatgatctAGTGTccaaggaaagaaaaaaagatgaacacaaaaaatatgatgatAAACGAAAAGGGGATGACAAACATGTAGATTACTCTAGTAACAGGAAGAAGGAGGAAGAGAAGaaacattataaaaaacatgaagaggaaaaaaaaaaaagtgttaaCAAATATGACAGTAAAAAACATCATGATAAAAAGAAGTATGAAGAGAAAAAGTATGAACAAAAGAAATtcgaagaagaagaagaagaagaagaaaggCGTAAAAGAGCGAAAAAGGAGGATAAAAGGTACGAAGATATAAGGCATCCTGAAAGGAAGCAAAGCGAGTGGAAGCATGACGATGCAAGGTATGACCACAAAAAAGacagtagaaaaaaaagcaatgAATGGAAAGATGCTCATAAAAAATAcgatgaaaaaagaaaggggAAAATAAACAATGATAGGAAGGATGAGGACTGTGCATACCCTTACGAGAGGAGTGAGTATGACAGAGAGTCATCTACTCGTAGGCATGTAAACAGAAACATGAGTAAAATCATGAGCACAAATATGAGTAAAAACATGAGCAGAAACGTGAGCAGAAACGTGAGCAGGAATGCGAGTAAAAATGCGAGTAAAAATGCGAGTAAAAATGCGAGTAAAAATGCGAGTAAAAATGCGAGTAAAAATGCGAGTAAAAATGCGAgtagaaatagaaatatttctGTTAATAGTAAACGCATGGTTAGGTATAATgatcaaaataattatgcaTCCGTAAGTCCGGATGATAATTATTCTAAACGGAATAATAGTATTAACAAGACAGGAAGGAGTGAATACAGGAGTAGAAGTGTTAGCAATGAAATGTTTTATGGTAACTATCGTAAcagcaaaaaaaagatagaCCAGAAATTTGCAAACAACATGATGCACCATCATCATAATCATCTTAATTATGATCATGATTATAATTATGATCGTCTTAATCATCCGCATCATTTAGGCAGGTATGATAAGGATGAGAGTAATACAAACAATGATAAGTCCAAGCGCGTGGCATATAATATGGATGATACTAGTATAAAGAGAAGAAATCGTAGTAGTAcagatatgaaaaataagcaTGAATATGAAGAAAGGGGAGTAAATGATTATCCAGTCATGTTTAATCAAAACAGTGTTTGGTATAATGCAAATGTAAATGCAGATGTAAATGCAGATGTAAATGCAGATGCAAATGCAAATATAAATGCAAATGCAAATATAAATGCAAATGTAAGTGCAAATTACAATGACATAAAAAACTACAATTCTAGtggtttttattattatgaggAGGAGCAAAAGatgggaaataaaaaaaataaaaaatttagagattacaaaatgaaaaatatgaagaatagAGGTTCAAACAACATGTTTACAAATAACAAAGCATTGAATGCACTGGCAAATGATGACTATGAAAACATAGATAGTAACAGTATTCATATCGGTACTAACAGTAACaacattaatattaataataataatagtaataacaataacaattacaattataatagtaataataatagtaataataacaataataattataattataattataataatagcaataatagcaataatagtaataataataataataatatcaataatagtaataatatcaataatagtaataatatcaataatagtaataatatcaataatagtaataatggtGCGATCCAAACGGAAGATAACCATAATAATATGATGGTGTCTCAAtctatgaaaaattttataaacacGAATTTGTCCAATCCTATGGGGTTATCAACGAACAGTTCGATGAACTTAATTAGTTACAATAACAACTTAACTACCTCAACATTTAAAagcaatattataaaaaattccaACAACATGTCGTACAGTGCTTGCAGTAATAACAATGATGTATCTTATAATAGAAGTAATAATGTGTTTAACGAAAATCAAACGAATTCATTGGGTATTAATAGTCATAGTAATTACAGTAGTACCCACATtggtaatagtaataacccGTCCAACTCAGTGAATGGTGGTACCATAAAAAATGGTTTTATAAtgagtagtagtaataacaatatttcTATTGTGCATGAAGACCCAAGGGAAATTTTCaattctaataaaaaaaaaattatgcaatCAAATGGTATTGCAGATCACTCAAGCTTTGCTATTCCACCACCTCCATACAGTGATAATAGATTTTACAACAACAATATGAACATACCACCACCAGGTAATAGGAAGGCTCTGGTCCTTCTTCCGAACGACAATCAGATGAAAATGAACAACATGAGCAGTGTAGGTGGTATGAACAACCCGAATATGATTAACAATCCGAATATGATTAACAATCCGAATATGATTAACAATCCGAATATGATTAACAATCCGAATATGATTAACAATCCGAATATGATTAACAATCCGAATATGATTAACAACCCGAATATGATTAACAACCCGAATATGATTAACAATCCGAATATGATTAACAATCCGAATATGATTAACAATCCGAGCATGATGAACAACCCGAATATGATTAACAATCCGAGCATGATGAACCACTTTAACCAGGTTGACCCCATGCAAAATAGACAAATGAAAGGGCTGAACAACATGAACACGTTAATTTGCGATGTGGACAcgaaagagaaaaatttagaaaatactTTACCAAATATACCAAACAAAAATATGGTTAACATTATCCCCCCACCTCCAGatatagataataaaaaaaataaaatgatgaCATCTCCTAATTCGATGTTtagtgataataataataataataatagtaataataataataatagtaataataataataataatagtaataataataataataatagtaataataataataataataataataataataataataataatagtaataatagtaataataatagtaataataataattcctCTGCCCCCCCGAATATACCAAGATATAGCAACAACAGTTTAATGAATAGGAATGCCCTTGCCCCCCCCTTTAACAGTATGGTGAGTAGTACCAACAGTAGTAACAATATTATGAAcggtaataatattatgagCGCCAGTAACATTATGAACAATAATCAAAAGATTAGCAATATGAAATTTGCCGAAAAAATGTCAAGTAACCCCAATTATATATCCCTAAATGCAAATAATATACCTCTTTCTCCTAATATGCCTATGCACAATAATAGGAAAATTAATTTAGCAAAAAACTCTAGTCAGATGAGAAATAACATAGTGACGAATATAATAGAAGATGCTGTAGTTGATTTCAACGAGGAGAGTAGTATGATGAGCTTACATCATCcacttaataataatagtaataatagtaacaagaACATTCCTCCAAACGTGTTAGGTAATAAGATGTACACGATGAGTAATAATGAACATATGGACAATTTCAACATGATGAACGATTGCTATGATGAGAGTAGTAGACCCACCCAAAACCATTATCCACCTATAAGCAGTGTAGTAATGACTCATAACAATGTAATGAATGATACGAACGGTATTTCAGCATtcaatagtaaaaatatgatgGCTTCTATGTCGAAGCTACAAAATAGTGTTATCCTTTCGAAGAATGCGAGTAGTAATGCGTTCTTAATGGGTGGAACAGTAGGAACAGTTGGAGTTGTGGGTCATGTTGGATCAAATATGAACATGCCTGCAACTTTTAAGGCGTCAAATTATAACGAGTCGAGTGAACatatgatgatgatgaacTATGAAGAGATTAATGCAAATGCATACCCGAATAACAATTTGAGTAGTAATCATAATGAACATTTGAAGGCAATTCATATGTCTGAACATACAatggaattaaaaaatgaatacataATGAGAAGTAGGTTCAGTGCAAGTAATTCTGTAGAAACCCCTAGTGCAATGAGTAATaatcaagaaaaaaatatggaaaaggaaaaagacaACGAAAAGAATGATGAGGATGAGGGTAATACTGGTGATAATCATGACGATGATGATGATCATAATGATGGCACTGTCTCTCATGTGAACGAAAATATTTTGCATACCACTATTTCTGGTGGCagtgaatataaaaatataagaaataaaaaagaattaacgAAAGAAGAGAAGTTACATGAGTGGCTTGAACAACAGCTTGTCAACCAGACAGACATTTTATCAGACGCTTTTCACTTAATACCATTAATGTCCAGTTGGAGAAAAGCACCCCATGTAGTCCTAGGTGGTAGtaacagtagtagtagtagtagcagtagtagtagcagtagtagcagcagtagtagcagcaatagtagcagcagtagtagcagcagtattagtagcagtagtaataGAAATAACCCTTCATTGGCCATATCCCGCAATAAGGAAATACCATTATCTGTAGATAATAAGGATGACAATTTCTTACATGCACATGTACAGTTTAGAGGAACAACTGGTGAGTATATGCATGAAGAGGACTTCTTTTCAAATTTGCATTTTGacgaaaaagagaaatttaTGTTTAAGGAATTAATCACCTATAAGATGTTAGAGATGCAAAGTGCAAGTCAAATGAGGGATGATACCACTGGTTCAGATGTTTCCATAGGTGTCAGTACTCCCATTGATTACACTTCTATGGATAGGTGGAGCATCATTGCGAAGGATAACTACTATCAGACAGTGAAGAGTAGTACCCCTGATGATGATAACTCTGAGCAGAATTTTTTGAACAACTTGAAGTATCTAATCACATCAACGAATAGAAAAATGcagaaagaaaaacaaaaaaaaaggtatatgaAGAATACAAAAATTGACTCCAATTTTTTACGAAATTTTGGAAAAACCAAAAGTAATGACATCCGTAGAAATTGGATGAACGATTTTTTGGATTTGAATGAAAACTTATTTACTTATGTAAATGATAAcaacaaaaatgaagaaaacaaATATGAAAAGTTAGTTTCAGCTAACGATGGAACTGTGGACCAAAAGAATAAGAATACAAATGAGGAAGACTCTATCCAAAATGACCAAGGAACGAATAATCACTTTCTAAATATTGTTAAGTCTAATTTGAAAAGACCCTTCTCCTTGTTAACAATGTTTAGTAAAaaggaagagaaaaaaggagAGGAAGAACAAGGGAATGGTGATGATACATTGGATAATAGGGTATTCAGCTTCTTACCCGATAGCACATATAACGGCACATCGGATGAACTTCCAAAAAAGGAACAAGATGAAAAAGAAGTCCTCCAAACGAAtgaagaatatttaaaagaactAAATGATTTATGTTTTAAACTCAATTCAGATGTAAATTTAAGTTTAGACAAACCTAATTTCTGCTACAAACGTTATTTGCTCGACATACTATTACAGAAATATTCTAGTAGCACAAAAGAGAACCTTATGAATAAACACTTGCTAAATGATTTTATGCACATCTCTTCAtctaatttgttttttttaaatgagtACACCATCATATCAGAAGAAACCATGTAA
- a CDS encoding hypothetical protein (conserved Plasmodium protein): protein MILYHQLLQKWNIKRIEVLWFSKKGTHLHIEQEAKFEKSLFNYLSEISFSESFENLFEKCLQIPNTLCLGGTTTVISPPSVHKGLIAHWTFDDVYALDSSSNNNHMHKLIRPAPSFNGRGHSGAFIGDMAGFVPAGDALKTSILDIPAGKVNKLLSDKGEEKIAVLLHPHITKLSVRVTGENNSNEGLSSMGYIPLRRWTNIAIRLNEEEIEIYINGVYDNSVYLKNRVTEKGGDINIGKNKNYSSFNGYLDEIYFYNRSLHKSEIKSFSIPSITGIYDTDFVYVGNYSCNYMTAKSKDLCKENYKLCTLFDLYNGAIHYARVNGILTETANLWTSDDTENSFEKEEKRIALCCKIYDYAD, encoded by the exons ATGATCCTTTATCATCAACTGTTACAAAAGTggaa taTCAAAAGAATTGAAGTTTTATGGTTCTCAAAAAAAGG CACTCATTTGCACATCGAGCAAGAAG caaaatttgaaaaatccCTATTTAATTACTTAAGTGAAATATCTTTTTCTGAATCGTTTGAAAACTTGTTTGAGAAATGTCTTCAAATACCAAATACACTTTGCTTAGGGGGCACTACAACAGTTATAAGTCCTCCTAGTGTTCATAAGGGACTGATAGCCCACTGGACTTTTGACGATGTGTATGCACTTGACTCTAGCTCAAACAACAATCATATGCACAAACTTATAAGACCTGCTCCCAGCTTCAATGGTCGCGGTCATAGCGGGGCCTTTATAGGAG ATATGGCGGGATTTGTCCCTGCTGGTGATGCACTAAAAACG agtATTCTGGATATACCTGCTGGAAAGGTCAACAAATTACTTTC AGATAAGGGGGAGGAAAAAATCGCAGTCCTACTGCACCCCCACATTACTAAACTATCAGTACGAGTAACAGGCGAAAACAATTCGAACGAAGGACTATCATCTATGGGATATATCCCTCTAAGAAGGTGGACAAATATTGCTATAAGATTAAACGAAGaggaaatagaaatatatattaatggcGTATATGATAATtctgtttatttaaaaaatagagtTACTGAAAAAGGAggagatataaatataggtAAGAATAAGAATTATTCAAGTTTTAATGGTTATTTagatgaaatatatttttataatagaaGTCTGCACAAATCAGAAATCAAATCATTTTCTATACCTAGTATAACAGGTATATATGACACAGATTTTGTGTATGTAGGTAATTATAGTTGTAATTATATGACAGCTAAAAGTAAGGATCTAtgtaaagaaaattataaattatgtacTTTATTTGATTTATATAATGGTGCTATTCATTATGCTAGAGTTAATGGAATTTTAACAGAAACAGCCAACTTGTGGACATCCGACGATACAGAAAACTCGtttgaaaaagaagagaaacgAATTGCTCTCtgttgtaaaatatatgattatgCTGATTAG
- a CDS encoding protein CPH1 yields MVPSNNASFNSKLFKLEKIYRRNHSIHYYLKRKDVVTALAEVRKGSSAFVRDKCNRTALDMAIVLFMKKFHESIFTSLITDYLYIDDNIEKKNEEKKKKKNFPYNTRDTVKYDDKCRFYPYEPILKECTKVNKQQGIKDLIYAKDSPSLLLLQRKIKYVPLLIKHGSNYEKKNSLFLLEKAFIMPMSKNVQAQLNEELRNMRALLFFIKMISTNVSLKKYSEDVIKDEISKLSFPYLYNITIHTLFKIFYSDYGQVKKWDLKNPANSRKLVSKILSNNLIGNEIIKFIGKSLFYFSNLVHIFGQKVFKQNSVISQYLLHMSFTLDNEYLFNVIINKNNLFQQVDIFHWDKLIESMSSQKHKLSSYYKPLLYARLNKLFLDKLEEVLCTNEKKTKKDNDHLEKRKNKCRSTSKMFSKYKEILDAPNCNALESAIKHTLMQFTKEGLTGHLLVSSSSGLSSIAA; encoded by the coding sequence ATGGTGCCGTCAAATAATGCATCATTTAACAGTAAACTGTTCAAATTAGAAAAGATTTACAGAAGGAATCATtctattcattattatttgaaaagaaaagatgTAGTAACAGCCTTAGCTGAAGTGAGAAAAGGCTCTTCCGCCTTTGTAAGGGATAAATGTAATAGGACAGCTCTAGATATGGCtatagtattatttatgaaaaaattccATGAGTCTATTTTTACTTCTCTCATTAcagattatttatatatagacgataacatagaaaaaaaaaatgaagaaaaaaaaaaaaaaaaaaattttccttacAACACTAGAGACACAGTAAAGTACGATGACAAATGCAGATTCTATCCGTATGAACCTATATTAAAAGAGTGTACAAAAGTAAATAAGCAACAAGGTATAAAAGATCTTATATATGCTAAGGATTCCCCATCATTGCTTCTTctacaaagaaaaataaaatatgtaccTCTGTTAATCAAACATGGCAGTAATTACGAAAAAAAGAACTCATTATTTCTTCTCGAAAAAGCATTCATAATGCCAATGTCCAAAAATGTGCAAGCACaattaaatgaagaattaCGAAATATGAGGgctctattattttttataaaaatgatcaGTACAAAtgtttcattaaaaaaatattctgaaGATGTTATTAAAGATGAAATTTCGAAATTATCTTTTCCCTATTTGTACAATATAACTATTCAtactctttttaaaattttttattctgaCTATGGTCAGGTAAAAAAGTGGGATTTAAAAAACCCCGCAAATTCCAGAAAATTAGTTAGTAAAATActttcaaataatttaataggcaatgaaataattaaatttattggaaaatctttattttatttttctaatttagtTCATATATTTGGTCAAAAAGTATTTAAACAGAATTCTGTGATATCTCAATATTTACTACATATGTCTTTTACCCTAgataatgaatatttatttaatgttataattaataaaaataatctaTTTCAACAAGTTGATATATTCCATTGGGATAAATTAATAGAGTCTATGTCATCtcaaaaacataaattatcCTCTTATTATAAACCCTTACTTTATGCCAGATtgaacaaattatttttagacAAGCTTGAAGAAGTTTTGtgtacaaatgaaaaaaaaacaaagaaggATAATGACCActtagaaaaaagaaaaaataaatgcagaTCTACTTCTAAAATGTTCagtaaatataaagagaTCCTAGACGCACCCAATTGTAACGCCTTGGAATCGGCAATAAAGCACACACTTATGCAGTTTACAAAGGAGGGGTTGACTGGGCATCTGCTGGTCTCTTCCTCAAGTGGGTTAAGCAGCATAGCGGCATAG
- a CDS encoding proteasome assembly chaperone 4 encodes MNNNECCQALEETSASITLPKENNYKGNNIEGVHRYHKIYMSYLHLYFCVIDFTETIFISVNDENNELTDLQEDADNTICLVGVPHSYGNDIARLLGIKFKIPFYVSVNVDESDENLTNFIFSSCLEILKPLLKNR; translated from the exons atgaataataatgaatGCTGTCAAGCTTTAGAAGAAACAAGCGCAAGCATAACTCTTCCGAAGGAAAACAACTACAAAGGAAACAATATAGAAGGGGTCCATAGatatcataaaatttatatgagtTATTTGCATTTATACTTTTGCGTTATCGATTTTACCGAAACGATTTTTATTTCTGTAAATGATGAGAATAATGAATTGACAGATTTACAG GAGGACGCTGACAATACTATTTGCCTGGTGGGGGTACCCCATTCGTACGGAAACGATATAGCTCGGTTGTTAG GAATAAAATTCAAGATTCCCTTTTATGTGAGTGTCAATGTGGATGAAAGTGATGAGAACctaacaaattttattttttcaagttGCTTAGAAATATTGAAACCTTTACTTAAAAATAGATGA